The following coding sequences are from one Ornithodoros turicata isolate Travis chromosome 1, ASM3712646v1, whole genome shotgun sequence window:
- the LOC135387332 gene encoding uncharacterized protein LOC135387332 — translation MSSPGFWSIFASIRSIHGSAALGSVTEYCDQAINIIRLECHQRFNRECLKHNVVPQALRCRPLVDTPYGRKLARDFGINCLKARLLENKSKLNDSRHRLDSAEKALVRTLQPDELRQVFSARKQAELLERNQRTEIHDQKLSRLLPRKPPEYNCKNVLNLSSKTLTDGHMSLLSKGLDFALAPRAVPKREIIVEIEDRLRHIKDSTGVNLARSRIATILNNVSGSPSNLSKQERSALRDLRSDKSVIVLPADKGKGTVILDTEDYRTKMQEILDDAAHFVPLKHDPTAKAERSLVDHLRELKKKGHLDDATYRRLFSSDGATPRIYGLPKTQAWVSSETDCLVHRVTDVQPVQVSSRTCDSRYRQQQPDGAQLEGVCRAGPNASPQQQRCHVSFDVMSLLTDVPKDLAVQVAEARLRKDSTLPSRTSLTVEEVAILLRFCLNQTHFTFNGKSYHEIEGCPMGSPVSVTLANLVMKHIEETAMERLSHPVKFYLRYVDDTFVILDRDHIDEFHSVLNSIESTINFTYEVEQSGKLPLLVVCVCRDSTGSIHSCVYRKTCDTATFLSFGSHHPTEHKRSVVPTLLHRSEQLSSCSELRACEDATISASLDRRGYPHRFIEDTRKRIQLRKPQDENRSRLTRVTIPYVKGVSESIRRVLLPLKIWTTETAQPHLQAKGHCRPRRPVWRGVQATMSRLRHVLYWRDRPEKNNPHKRTQERRPERNTCHTAEDRTQRASLEHGALFQLR, via the coding sequence atgtcatctcccggcttttggagtattttcgcaTCTATTCGGTCCATCCACGGCTCAGCTGCTCTAGGCAGTGTGACAGAGTACTGCGACCAAGCTATTAACATTATTCGCCTCGAGTGTCACCAACGCTTCAACCGGGAATGCCTGAAGCACAACGTCGTTCCTCAAGCGCTCAGATGTCGGCCCCTTGTGGACACCCCGTATGGCAGGAAGCTTGCTCGGGACTTCGGCATCAACTGTTTGAAGGCTCGGCTCCTCGAGAACAAGTCAAAACTCAACGACTCCCGCCACCGACTGGACTCAGCTGAAAAGGCCTTGGTACGTACCCTTCAGCCCGATGAGTTGCGACAGGTCTTCAGCGCCCGGAAACAGGCAGAGCTGCTAGAAAGAAACCAGAGGACCGAGATCCATGACCAGAAGCTGTCCCGCCTGCTGCCGAGGAAGCCTCCGGAGTATAACTGCAAAAACGTCCTCAACCTGTCATCGAAAACACTCACCGACGGGCACATGAGTCTGCTGTCGAAAGGACTGGATTTCGCTCTCGCGCCCCGTGCTGTGCCGAAACGGGAAATCATAGTGGAAATCGAAGACAGGCTTCGCCACATCAAGGACTCAACAGGTGTCAACCTAGCACGTAGCCGCATCGCCACCATCCTAAACAACGTAAGTGGGTCACCCTCCAACCTGTCTAAGCAAGAACGGTCGGCGCTGCGTGACTTGCGCTCGGACAAATCAGTCATCGTCTTGCCAGCGGATAAAGGGAAAGGCACGGTTATATTGGACACGGAGGACTACCGTACGAAGATGCAAGAGATCCTCGACGATGCTGCGCACTTCGTCCCTTTGAAGCATGACCCAACTGCTAAAGCGGAACGCTCTTTGGTGGACCACCTCCGTGAGTTAAAGAAGAAGGGCCACCTAGATGATGCCACCTACCGCCGCCTTTTCTCATCAGACGGCGCGACTCCCAGAATTTACGGCCTCCCTAAGACACAAGCCTGGGTGTCCTCTGAGACCGATTGTCTCGTTCATCGGGTCACCGACGTACAACCTGTCCAAGTATCTAGTAGAACTTGTGACTCCCGTTACCGGCAACAACAACCTGACGGTGCGCAACTCGAAGGAGTTTGTCGAGCTGGTCCGAACGCAAGCCCCCAGCAACAACGATGTCATGTGTCATTTgatgtgatgtcactgcttaCCGACGTTCCGAAGGATCTCGCGGTACAAGTGGCGGAGGCCCGACTACGGAAGGACAGCACCCTGCCATCACGAACTTCACTCACAGTTGAAGAGGTAGCTATACTCCTGAGATTCTGCCTCAATCAAACTCATTTCACCTTCAACGGCAAGTCTTATCATGAAATCGAAGGATGCCCTATGGGAAGCCCTGTGTCAGTGACGCTGGCAAACTTGGTCATGAAGCACATTGAGGAGACGGCCATGGAACGGTTGTCCCACCCAGTTAAGTTCTACCTCCGCTACGTAGATGATACGTTCGTCATCCTAGACAGGGACCACATCGATGAATTCCACTCGGTTCTCAACTCCATTGAATCAACGATCAATTTCACGTATGAAGTTGAACAGAGCGGCAAGCTTCCTTTATTGGTTGTATGTGTATGCAGGGACAGCACGGGGAGCATCCATTCGTGTGTCTACAGAAAGACCTGCGATACCGCCACTTTCCTAAGTTTTGGCTCACATCACCCCACGGAACACAAGCGAAGTGTGGTGCCAACATTATTGCACCGTTCAGAGCAATTGTCATCTTGCAGCGAGCTACGGGCTTGTGAAGATGCGACGATCTCCGCTTCCCTGGACAGGCGAGGCTACCCACACAGGTTTATTGAGGACACCCGGAAACGTATACAGCTACGTAAACCGCAGGATGAGAACCGCTCCCGCCTGACCCGGGTCACAATTCCATACGTCAAAGGCGTTTCGGAATCTATCCGCCGGGTGCTACTTCCATTGAAAATCTGGACGACCGAAACTGCGCAGCCTCATCTCCAAGCCAAAGGACACTGTCGCCCCAGAAGACCAGTCTGGCGTGGTGTACAAGCTACAATGTCTAGGTTGCGACACGTGCTATATTGGCGAGACAGGCCGGAAAAGAATAACCCGCATAAAAGAACACAAGAGCGACGTCCGGAACGCAACACATGCCACACGGCTGAAGACCGAACTCAGCGAGCATCCTTGGAACACGGGGCATTGTTTCAACTACGATAG